From Saccharomycodes ludwigii strain NBRC 1722 chromosome IV, whole genome shotgun sequence, one genomic window encodes:
- the MND2 gene encoding Mnd2p (similar to Saccharomyces cerevisiae YIR025W | MND2 | Meiotic Nuclear Divisions) — translation MFSSSILENISDSNLADINYNDNQNNEKNNNNNNIECLTYTKKTLFDTTFFRHIQEELNGNGNNNATYNARGAANLNRISGNNSNIEERTQVYRKQNSKNGFHKRRRRFMDRFIPLNAYTPSTDIPFFTFNENDVACNMMFEENYRYMNSLRKDIKYLGWNTFVPIGCDKTMAELEHYLKEEERNTLQIKELDYSNRVLRRSLYENNNNTNNNHDTSVHSVNMDINLDGDITDSYDMGQDYAMVEEDEYEYEEHGQYEHNSYLYNEELGEQGHNEGW, via the coding sequence ATGTTTTCTAGCTctattttagaaaatatatcaGATTCAAATCTGGCTGACATTAATTATAACGATAATCaaaacaatgaaaaaaataataataataataatatcgaaTGTTTAACTTATACCAAGAAAACTTTATTTGatacaactttttttagaCATATTCaagaagaattaaatgGGAATGGCAATAACAATGCCACTTACAATGCAAGGGGTGCTGCTAATCTGAATAGAATTTCAGGAAATAACAGCAACATCGAAGAAAGAACTCAAGTATATCGAAAGCAAAATTCTAAAAATGGATTTCATAAGAGGAGAAGAAGGTTTATGGACAGGTTCATACCTTTGAATGCATATACCCCTAGCACTGACATTCCgtttttcacttttaatGAGAATGATGTAGCTTGTAACATGATGTTTGAGGAAAACTACAGATATATGAATAGCCTGAgaaaagatattaaatatttaggTTGGAACACTTTTGTTCCAATTGGGTGTGATAAAACTATGGCTGAATTAGaacattatttaaaagaagaagagagAAATACActacaaataaaagaattagaTTATTCTAATAGAGTTCTTCGTAGATCCCTGTacgaaaataataataacactaataataaccatGATACTTCGGTGCATAGTGTAAATATGGACATTAATTTAGATGGGGATATAACGGATTCTTATGATATGGGTCAAGATTATGCTATGGTAGAGGAAGATGAGTATGAATATGAAGAACATGGCCAGTATGAACATAATTCTTACTTATACAATGAGGAATTGGGGGAACAAGGTCACAATGAGGGTTGGTAA
- the YVH1 gene encoding tyrosine protein phosphatase YVH1 (similar to Saccharomyces cerevisiae YIR026C | YVH1 | Yeast vaccinia virus VH1 Homolog) yields MDRILGGIYVGSVQPIIDHTPLKSQYNITHVLSIIKFKVLPEYLVRKSYALKNVPIDDSDTVDILQYINECNRFIDQCLYPNEPEYDPRKVNFKKIPQSGNAVFIHCHAGMSRSVTFAVSYLMYRFGLSLTTALHAVKRKRPQAQPNDNFMDQLGIFEKMGGQYVDDNHILYKQWKLKNAVKINPDSTEILTTNDELFTNNENCIVTPNNMQEDMSLIRCKKCRQRLALSSSFIKHEPPSEESSESHFIRRAAGSRRVVDIEKSQDQCSHYFVEPLNWMKEELQGKQQLEGKFNCPNCESKIGGYNWKGSRCSCGKWMVPAIHLLAAKVDKVPAKGKILTNAVNFTGETKNANV; encoded by the coding sequence ATGGACAGAATTTTAGGTGGTATATACGTAGGTTCAGTTCAACCAATTATTGATCATACACCACTAAAGTCTCAATACAACATCACACATGTATTAtcgataataaaatttaaagttttacCAGAATACCTGGTACGGAAAAGTTACGCTTTGAAAAACGTTCCAATAGATGATTCTGATACTGTAGATATTTTACAATACATAAACGAATGCAATAGATTTATAGATCAATGTTTGTATCCAAACGAGCCTGAATATGATCCGAGAAAAGTCAATTTCAAGAAGATCCCACAAAGTGGTAATGCTGTTTTCATTCATTGCCATGCCGGTATGTCAAGATCCGTAACTTTTGCTGTATCTTATTTGATGTATAGATTTGGATTGAGCTTAACCACCGCTTTACATGCCGTTAAACGGAAGAGACCTCAAGCCCAACcaaatgataattttatGGACCAATTAggaatatttgaaaaaatggGTGGCCAATACGTAGATGATAATCACATACTCTATAAACAATGGAAATTAAAGAATGCTGTTAAAATTAATCCAGATTCAACTGAGATATTAACAACTAATGATGAATTGTTTACCAATAATGAGAATTGTATTGTTACGCCTAATAATATGCAAGAAGATATGAGCTTGATAAGGTGTAAAAAATGTAGGCAAAGATTAGCATTGTCATCTTCATTTATAAAACATGAGCCTCCAAGCGAAGAGTCTTCTGAAAGTCACTTTATCAGAAGAGCAGCTGGTTCCCGAAGAGTTGTTGACATCGAAAAGTCACAAGATCAATGTTCACACTATTTTGTTGAGCCATTGAATTGGATGAAAGAGGAATTACAAGGTAAACAACAATTAGAAGGAAAATTTAATTGTCCTAATTGTGAAAGTAAAATTGGTGGGTATAATTGGAAAGGTTCAAGATGCAGTTGCGGAAAATGGATGGTTCCTGCTATTCATTTATTAGCTGCAAAAGTTGATAAAGTACCTGCAAAGGGTAAAATTTTAACCAATGCTGTTAATTTTACTGGAGAAACTAAGAATGCCAATGtttaa
- the RAM2 gene encoding bifunctional protein farnesyltransferase/protein geranylgeranyltransferase (similar to Saccharomyces cerevisiae YKL019W | RAM2 | RAS protein and A-factor Maturation): protein MSIQQEQYTFDDLDLSNVPPIQDNSNHKLDHHHPRELCKILYSKDYLHTLKIFNALLNSNEYSKRSLYITKQVIQLVPAYYTAWNFRFHILQKLMALSDTENEITLDKELDWLDEFTLNNPKNYQIWSYRESLIKDTVSFPNQHSLKRELPIIELMIDDDTKNYHVWSYRKWCVKYYQDYTNEWKFCDKYIDRDVYNNSSWCHRMFILENMILVSTPIDRLSLIEKETKYTMEKIDLAPQNISSWNYYRRLQLLLLNNGTDNHKKNINLQNSIEFANRFNTTSSYALEYLAFAYSALDSQKYRTQILEIYQCLVTKYDPIRANYWKYKISELE from the coding sequence ATGTCAATTCAACAAGAACAATACACATTTGATGATTTAGATTTATCCAATGTACCACCAATACAAGATAATAGTAATCACAAACTTGATCATCATCATCCCAGAGAACTatgtaaaattttatacTCCAAAGACTATCTCCATACcctaaaaatatttaatgcTTTACTAAATTCAAATGAATACTCTAAAAGGTCTTTGTACATCACTAAACAGGTTATTCAGTTAGTTCCAGCCTATTATACTGCTTGGAATTTCCGTTTCcatattttacaaaagtTAATGGCATTATCGGATACAGAAAATGAAATCACTTTGGATAAAGAGTTGGATTGGTTGGATGAATTTACCTTAAACAATCCTAAAAACTACCAAATATGGTCCTATAGAGAATCTTTAATTAAGGATACTGTATCTTTTCCCAATCAACATAGCTTAAAAAGAGAATTGCCCATTATTGAATTAATGATTGATGATGATACCAAGAATTATCATGTATGGTCTTATAGAAAATGGTGTGTTAAATATTACCAGGACTATACTAACGAATGGAAATTCTGTGACAAATATATAGATAGAGATGTTTACAATAACAGTAGTTGGTGTCACAGAATGTTTATCCTAGAAAATATGATCTTGGTTTCCACGCCCATTGATCGTTTGTCattaattgaaaaagaaaccaAGTATACTATGGAAAAGATAGACTTGGCCCCACAAAATATTAGTTCATGGAACTACTACCGTAGATTAcaactattactattaaatAACGGTACCGACaaccataaaaaaaatattaatttacAAAACTCTATTGAATTTGCAAACAGATTTAACACTACGAGCTCTTATGCACTAGAATATTTGGCCTTTGCTTATTCAGCTTTAGATTcacaaaaatatagaacacaaatattagaaatatatCAGTGTTTAGTTACAAAATATGATCCTATTAGAGCAAATTATTGGAAGTATAAGATAAGTGAATTAGAGTAG